TCCGAATCGTTTATGAAATATTTTCCAGCTTTTAAAGCTAAATATTTGTTCAGTAGGTTGGCAAGTTTGTCTATGTTGTTCTCCGGATCTTTTTTTACGTAGTTAACCAGAAAAACACTTAAGTTTCTATATGTTAGATCTGCCAAAAACTCTTTATCCATATCAATCCGACCTCCTATGTTATAATTTGTTTTTCATAAGATTAAATATGTTCGGACGTCCGTTTTAATGACTCATAAAAATAAGAGTCCTATTTTTACAAGGTCGCTGACAACCCCCTGTGCATCTTTTCTGGCAACTTCGCCTTTGTTAACAAGCTCATCTACTATTTTTTCAATTTTTTCTCTTGAGTATGCAAATAGTCCCAACCCCATATTTAATGACTTTTCTAACAGGTTTGACATGAATGACATCTCCTTTCATATTTTTACTCAAACACTAATTCGATTGTCTTTAAGGCTTCAGGTAGTTTTTTTTCTTGAGGGTCTAAAATAACCTGTATGGCAGTCCCAAACATCGCTCCAAAAAGCATCCTAGCTATGGATTTGGGGGAATAGCCCTTTAAATTCATTTTTTCGGGAATATTATTCAGGACATGACTTTCGATTAAATTTGCTAAATCTTCAAACAGGTTGCAGAGCAGTTTACTAAATGAAACGGACCATAGCGCCATACTGGTAAAGTCATACAACAGTCTGAAAAGCTTAGGGTTATCTTCTAGTATTTTCTGAAAATACGTGATAAGTGATGATATTTTTTCTTTAGCATTGGTACCTTTTTTTAAACAATTTTCTACTTCCTGCAGGTACTTTTGCATCATCATTTTTATTACCTCTGTAAACAATCCCTCCTTATTTTTATAGTAATAGTTAAGCTGGCTTAGAACAACCCCTGCTTTATCGGCAATATCACGCAAAGATACATTCGCATAACCTTTTGATGAAATACACTCAAATGCAGCAATTAATATTTTTTTGGATTGGTTCATTTTTTCCATCTCGTTGTTCATGGCATTACTCCTTATTTGTTAATTCGGACATCCGACCAATTTAATTCTATTATAATACTCTCCCTTTACTTTGTCAATTTGTAATTTCATTTTTCATTTTTTATGAATATTCTGTGATAATATCATGTTGAATTGTTAAATTCTGTTAAATATTGGCTTTATTGAATAAACCACTTGATAAAAATGTCGATATATGACAAAATGGATAAAAGAATAAAGAATATAAAATTATTGCGTTATATAAAATTTGGCACAATACAAAGGAAGAGGATACAACTTGAGATACGTCATTCATATTTTAAAACAAACAGGTTTGCTTATAAGAAAAAATTACGTAATCATTCTGTCTTTTTTTCTACCGGCAATTATCCTGGAGATGGCTTATATAACATGCGGCATATATCCATTTGGGAAATGGGATTTGCTTATTATAGATCTTTATCATCAATATGCCCCTTTTATATCGGATTTGCAGGAAAGGTTCAGGTCATTGTCGGGCCTGTTATATTCATGGTCAGGCGGTCTTGGTACTAATTACCTGCCGTTATATGCCTATTACCTGGCTAGTCCTCTTAATCTAATTATAGTCTTGTTTCCAAAAGAATATCTGACTGAAGCCATACTTGTCTTAACACTATTGAAGATTAGCCTGGCCGGAGCCTGTTTTGCTATTTACCTTAAGAGTGTCCACAATGAACAAAGTTTAGTTACAGTAGCTTTTTCGTTGCTTTATGCCCTTTCCGGTTATGTTTTGGTGTTTTCCTGGAATATAATGTGGATGGATGCAATTTATCTCTTACCTTTGATTATGCTGGGACTTGTAAGATTGGTCCGCGATTACGGCGGCCTTTTCTATTGCATTACCCTGGCTGTTGCGCTCTTTTCGAATTTTTACATGGCATTTTTTATATGTTTATTTACCTTGCTTTATTATCCGGTCTGCCTTTTTCAATATAACAGCATTGAAAAGCCGGCCTTATTAATTAAAAAAACAGCAAAGTTTGTAGGGTTTTCACTGCTATCCGCCGGACTCTCGGCTGTAATTCTTGTGCCCACATTCTTTGCCCTGAAAACGACCTCTGCGGCAGATGATGCTTTCCCAAGGACTATTACGCACTATTTTGATTTGTTCGATTATATAACCAGGCATTTTACCGCTGCTACTCCTTCCATCCGCGAAGGGATGCCAAACCTTTATTGCGGAATCATTGTTCTAATTCTTATACCAATTTATTTCTTATGCAAAAGCATACGGTTGAAGGAAAAGCTGTTGAATATGGCACTACTTGCTTTATTGATTGTGAGCTTCAATATTAATATTTTGAGTTTTATTTGGCATGGTTTCCATTACCCCAACCAGGTTCCATATCGGTTTTCCTTTGTTTACATTTTCCTGGTCTTATCCATGTGCTATAATGCTTTTAAAAAACTGAATGAATTTACCGGCAAACAGATAGGCGCTATCTGCATGTCGGTCCTGGGCCTTGTTATTATTTCACAAAAGTTTGATGATTTGTCACTTGAACATGCCACGTTATATTTCAGCATAATTTCCGTTATTTTATATGCTGTTGCCTTTACCTTTGATAAATCATATAAAATGCAGCATTCGCATTCGCTTAAGAGTTTGTTTCTTTTTCTGGTTATAACTGCCGAAGTAACGTCAAGCACAATTATTACCACCATAAAAATTGATTCAATTGAAGGTTATTCAATCCGTGACGGGTACTCAAGTGGTAAGGAAGTCGTACAAATTCGTGAATGGATTTCCGGTATTGCAAAAAAAGATAGTGATTTCTATCGTATAGAAATCTTTCCACCTAAAACGGCCAATGACCCATACCTATATAATTATCGTGGACTTTCAATCTTTTCTTCCACTATACCTACAAAACCTGTCAAAATGTTTCAGAACCTTGGTTATCACAGCAACGGCATCAATAGTTATGAGTACGAGGGGTCCACA
This Bacillota bacterium DNA region includes the following protein-coding sequences:
- a CDS encoding TetR/AcrR family transcriptional regulator — its product is MEKMNQSKKILIAAFECISSKGYANVSLRDIADKAGVVLSQLNYYYKNKEGLFTEVIKMMMQKYLQEVENCLKKGTNAKEKISSLITYFQKILEDNPKLFRLLYDFTSMALWSVSFSKLLCNLFEDLANLIESHVLNNIPEKMNLKGYSPKSIARMLFGAMFGTAIQVILDPQEKKLPEALKTIELVFE
- a CDS encoding YfhO family protein — protein: MRYVIHILKQTGLLIRKNYVIILSFFLPAIILEMAYITCGIYPFGKWDLLIIDLYHQYAPFISDLQERFRSLSGLLYSWSGGLGTNYLPLYAYYLASPLNLIIVLFPKEYLTEAILVLTLLKISLAGACFAIYLKSVHNEQSLVTVAFSLLYALSGYVLVFSWNIMWMDAIYLLPLIMLGLVRLVRDYGGLFYCITLAVALFSNFYMAFFICLFTLLYYPVCLFQYNSIEKPALLIKKTAKFVGFSLLSAGLSAVILVPTFFALKTTSAADDAFPRTITHYFDLFDYITRHFTAATPSIREGMPNLYCGIIVLILIPIYFLCKSIRLKEKLLNMALLALLIVSFNINILSFIWHGFHYPNQVPYRFSFVYIFLVLSMCYNAFKKLNEFTGKQIGAICMSVLGLVIISQKFDDLSLEHATLYFSIISVILYAVAFTFDKSYKMQHSHSLKSLFLFLVITAEVTSSTIITTIKIDSIEGYSIRDGYSSGKEVVQIREWISGIAKKDSDFYRIEIFPPKTANDPYLYNYRGLSIFSSTIPTKPVKMFQNLGYHSNGINSYEYEGSTAILDSLFGIKYLVYRSINIEEGLYQQIVATDEITVFKNPYALPLGFQAPNELKYFHSTWSNPFDAQNALVGYICGIKDILVPIDQEQGTHDNLIFSSPGTKYYSFKRTNKEKSSTARIRFTVKKDQQVYLYFKAPYNMKGSGFVKVNDQKIEFNPKHSSIINLGFCKSGISLELQLFFDESAPESGTFEIYACGLNQQAFENAISLIREKSMTVERFTDTRILGHIETTNDGLMVMTIPYDKGWHIKVDNREVKTQAVDDCLLAFELAAGSHKIELWFVPEKFFIGLMTTLASILILILLFIKKGGVISFMNNKKNMGKYMMRS